Within Leptospira noumeaensis, the genomic segment GGGTTTCGGATTGTCCGACACCTACAGTTTCTATGATGATAGTATCAAATCCGGCTGCTTCACAAAGGTACATGGACTCTCTTGTTTTTCTTGCGACTCCTCCCAAAGAACCACTGCTAGGTGAAGGGCGGATGAAGGCATTTTCTGATTTGGAAAGAATCTCCATCCTTGTTTTGTCACCGAGAATGGAACCTTTGGTTCTTTGGCTACTCGGGTCAATGGCAAGGACGGCCAATTTATGATTTTGTTCTAGAAGGTAACTTCCAAAACTTTCGATAAAGGTAGATTTACCAACGCCGGGAACACCTGTGATCCCAATCCGAATGGAATTTCCCACTTTTGGCATCACAAGTTCTAAGATGGCTTGGGCTTTGTCATTATGGACTTCTAAATTACTTTCCACAAGTGTGATGGCTTTGGAGAGATGGGTGCGGTTTCCAGAAAGAATCCCTTCGGCAAGTTCGGCTACGGAAATTTCTTTGCGAGTAAGTGTTTTTCTTTGGTCACGGATGTAAGGAGAAATGGCTGGGGCATCGGCCACACCTGGATTGACAGAAAGGGCCGACTTTGGATTCGTTTTACCGGAATCCTCTTTCTTTTTGCCAATGTCCTCGTTTGGTGTTTCCATATTGATTTTTTGTAAAAGATCCTAATAAACACCGATCCACTGATAAATTCCAGCAAATCGGTGTTTGGTGGGATAAGTCTCTTGTTTAATTTAGAACTTAGGCAGCTCTTCTTTCACCAAGAAGGATGTTCAGAATTTGTTTGGCAGCTTCTGAAATCACAGTCCCTGGTCCAAAAATTGCCGTTGCACCCGATTTGTAGAGGAAGTCGTAGTCTTGGGCAGGAATTACCCCACCCACAACCACGAGTACATCTTCTGCTCCCAGTTTTTTTAACTCTTCAATCACTTGTGGGACGAGAGTTTTGTGACCGGCAGCAAGGGAAGATACTCCCAAGATATGGCAGTCATTCTCTACTACCTGTTTGGCGACTTCCGCTGGTGTTTGGAAAAGTGGCCCGATATCAACGTCAAAGCCCATATCCGCAAAACTAGTGGAGATAACCTTGGCACCACGGTCGTGTCCATCTTGGCCCATTTTGGCAACCATGATCCGTGGACGACGGCCTTCTAATTTGGCAAATTCATCTGCAAGGTCTCTTGCTTCTAAATAGCCTTTGTCTTCGGAAATTTCAGAGGAATACACTCCAGAGATAGAACGAATCACAGCCTTGTACCTCCCAAATACTTTTTCCATAGCATAAGAAATTTCACCAAGAGAAGCACGTTTTCGTGCGGCATCCACTGCGAGTTCGAGAAGGTTCCCTTCACCCGTTTCAGCACATTTGGTAATGGCGTTTAACGCGGCTTCTACGGCAGAACTATCCCGATCTTTTTTCATTTGTTCCAAACGTTTGATTTGGGCAATCCGAACGGCAGTGTTATCAATGTCTAAAATATCAAGAGGGGCTTCCTTATCCAGACGGAACCGGTTGACCCCAACAATCACATCCTTTCCAGAATCGATACGGGCTTGTTTTCTTGCCGATGCTTCTTCAATTCGCATCTTAGGAATTCCAGTTTCGATTGCTTCTGCCATTCCACCTAACTTTTGTACTTCGGTGATAAGGGCCCAAGCTTTATGGACTAAATCGTTTGTGAGTTTTTCTACATAGAAAGAACCACCCCAAGGGTCGATGACTCGGTGGATGTTAGTTTCTTCTTGGAGATAAATTTGTGTATTTCTTGCAATCCTCGCTGAGAAGTCAGTAGGAAGGGCAATGGCTTCATCGAGTGCATTTGTATGTAAGGACTGTGTGTGACCAAGAGCCGCTGCCATCGCTTCGATACAAGTCCTTCCTACGTTGTTGAAAGGATCCTGTTCGGTGAGTGACCAACCAGAGGTTTGGCAATGAGTTCTGAGTGCGAGTGACTTAGTGGATTTGGGTTGGAACTGGTTTACGATCTTTGCCCAAAGAAGTCTTCCTGCACGCATCTTAGCAATCTCCATAAAATGGTTCATTCCAATTGCCCAGAAAAAAGATAGGCGAGGGGCAAACTCATCCACGGAAAGCCCAGATGCAATTCCTGTTTTGATGTATTCCCATCCATCGGCGAGTGTATAGGCAAGTTCTAAGTCTGCCGTAGCGCCCGCTTCTTGCATATGGTATCCAGAAATGGAAATGGAATTAAACTTAGGCATGTACTTGGAAGTATAACCAAAGATATCGGCAATGATTTTCATGGAATGTTTCGGTGGGTAAATGTAAGTGTTACGCACCATAAACTCTTTCAAAATATCATTTTGGATGGTTCCAGAGAGTTTGTCTTTGGAAACTCCTTGTTCTTCTGCCGCCACAATGTAGAAAGCAAGCACTGGAATGACGGCTCCATTCATAGTCATGGAAACAGACATTTGGTCCAGAGGGATTTGGTCGAAGAGGATCTTCATATCCAGAACCGAATCGATGGCCACACCGGCTTTCCCCACGTCTCCTACTACACGGTCATGGTCAGAGTCGTAACCACGGTGGGTGGCAAGGTCAAAGGCAACAGATAGTCCCTTTTGTCCAGCAGCTAAGTTTCTACGATAAAATGCATTGGATTCTTCAGCAGTGGAAAACCCAGCGTATTGGCGGACAGTCCAAGGTTTGTTCACATACATCGTGGAATAAGGGCCACGTAGGTAAGGAGGAATCCCTGCCGCATAGTTTAGATGTTCCATTCCTTCCAAATCCGTTTTCGCATAACGAGATTGGATGGAGATTCCTTCTGCTGTTTGCCAAAGGGAAATGGACTTGGGATCTGGTTTCCCGGAACTGAAAGAAAGAGGAGTATTTGCAAAATTGGGTTTGTTCATGTTTATTTCCCGATCCATTTGGTTTGGGCTTTTTCCATAAATTCCACGATGTTTCGTTTCATATGGATGAAGTCGTCGATCCCGAGTGATTCTGCTTGGGAGATGAGATCTTTTGGATATCCAGCGAGGAGTTTCCAAGAATTGGCGAGTTGGGATTTCATTTCCGCGGCAAATTCGGGAAGGTAAGTCGCATACTCTTCGTCAGACGAACAAAGGACAACGATTTCACATCCCTGTTCTTTGGCCTTCGCGACTCCTTCCTTGACAGAGGTAAATCCTATGTTGTCTACAATTTCATATCCAAGGCAACCGAGGAAATTGGAACTAAAACCAGCGCGTGCTTTTCGCATGGTGAGATCCCCAATAGTAAGTAAAAATATTTTTGGAAGTTTTTTACCTGCTGCTACATGGGCATCTGTGAGATTTCTCCATTTATCAAATTCGTAGGAAAGACGGACTGGAACCAAACGAGTGTAAGCGGACTTATTCTCTGTGGTTTTCAGTTTTGAAGTTTCTTGCAAAGAAGATACGAGTTCTGGATGCCTTTCGGAAGGGAGAGGGTATTGGTTTGTTCCGAGTAAAATTTCTTTTTTCGTAGCGAGGGCGTTTCTTTTTTTGTCGGCCCGATCAGCGATATCTTTTTGGATGGAACCTTTTTTTAAAGCCTCTCCAAACCCTCCATCTTTCTCCAAACCCTGGAATTTTGCCCAGGCAGATTCCGCTAATTTTTTCGTGAGGACTTCTAAATAATAAGATCCAGCTGCTGGGTCTTCTACCTTATCAAGGTAAGACTCGTAACGGAGAAGGAGTTGTGAATTCCTCGCAATTCGTTTGCCTAACTCTTGTTGTGTGGAGTATTCGGAATCAAATGGCAAGACAGAAACAAAGTCAGCCCCACCCATTACGGCAGACATGGCAGCAGTGGTTCCTCGTAACATATTCACATGTGGGTCATAGGCCGTGAATTGGAAATTGGATGTCCTTGCTACGATGAGCGCCGGGATCGATTCTCCAAGTCCTGGTTTGTAAGCATTTAAGATTTCTGTCCAGAGGATACGGAAGGCGCGAAATTTTGCAATTTCCGTGAAGTAGTCGGAACCAATCCCCATCCAAAACCAAATGTTTGCGGCAGCATCTTCGATTGCCACACCGGCATCAAGATGGCGGTTTAAATAATCCACTCCCCATGATAGGGAGTAAGAAAGTTCTTGGCCAATGGAGGCACCGGCATCACGCAAATAATAGCTGTGAACGCCAATACCGGCAAATCCTTTGGTTCCCGCAAGCGAAGAGAAAGTTTTTCCAATTGTGTTTTCTTCAATTCCTAGTTCCCCATCTTTTAGAGCAGAGCCATAAGGGTCGAAGTCACCGAGTACAATGTTATGCGAAGAACTGAGTTTTTTAAGAGATTCGGAAAAACCGGCAGTTTGGTTCCCGAGAGAAACCACCAAAGGTAAATTCCCCGTAAGACCCGCCAATCTTTCTAAATCTCCAGAGGAAGTGATTTTTAATCCTGATGGTTTTCCCGTTTGCCCATTCCCAACAAGAACCACAGCATCGGCCCCTTTTTTGGGAAGGTCAGTCAGTTCGGATTCAGAAGTTATTGTTTCTGTGACCAACCAACCGTTGGTTCGTTTGTAAACTCGGGGGAGGTCTGTGATATCTTCTTTGCGGTAGAAGGGTTCGATTTTGAAACCTTCTTCTGTTTCCCAAGTGACTTTGTCCCAAGGGTTCCCTTTTAGATCTTTGAGGATTTGGTTTTTCCAATCCTCAGTGGAAACTTCAGCGAAGTCTGAAAATAAAAATTCGTTCAATTTATTCCTCTACGATTTGGTAATCTTCCATATATCCAGGAAAGTCACCTAACGCACGTGTGAAGGTGAATTTAGCTGGATAAACGACGAGACGTTTTCCTGTTTGTATAAATGTTCCTGATAACAGTGTGAAAGGGGTGGCAACGATAAATGCGGCGGTTCCTAGAACGGTACCTGCAAGGCCCATGGGTCTTGCCACAATCAAATCGATTAACATTTCGCCACCAGAGGGCACTTCTCTTGCGGACAAACTTTGGCTCCATAAGAGACAGATTAAGAAAAGGATGGACAAGGGTCGTGTTTGTTTCATAGGCTGATCACTCGGGCTTTCATCTGATGAAATCTCGAGAATGATCTCCCTGTAAAGTAAGAAATATGGCTAAAGAAATTGTTTTGTTTGTTCTCTATTCTATTGTGCATCTTTTTGCGATCGCTACGATCACAAAACAGGATGTTTTTTATCTCCCGTCAAAAATCATCCCGATCCTCATTCTGATCGTAGCATTATTCCGTTACTTTCCGAGTTTGGAAAAACGTGGGAAATTGGTGGCTGTGGGTCTTGTGTTTTCTCTTTTTGGAGATAGTTTTCTTGCTCTCCCCAAAGAAGGATTTTTTGTGTTTGGACTTGGTTCCTTTCTCATCGCACAATTGATTTATTCCTATGCCTTCACTTTGGACTCCAAAATCAAACCAATCCTAGCGGTTCCGTTTTTACTTTTTGGTAGTTCCTTCTTTTTGGTTTTGGTTCCAAAACTTGGATCACTTCTCATTCCGGTAGGTGTTTATATTTCTGCGATTTGCCTCATGGGTTGGCGAGCGGCTGCCAGAAATTCTGTGTCCAAACCATTTTATCTTGGCCTCCTTGGTGCACTTGTGTTTATTCTCTCCGATTCTTTAATCGCATATTCTATGTTTCTAAAACCAGAAATGGACAGATTCACGGCATCTATGGGAATTATGATCACTTATTATATTGCCCAAGTGCTCATTTACTCTGCCACAAAGTTGGAAGAGTTGGATGTTCGTTCGGTGAAAAATACTTGATTCACTTATAAGTCGCGAGTATCGTATCTATGGTTTTGAATAACCAGGGAATGGGATTATGAAATCACTAAAAAAAACATCCTTTATCGAAGCAGTTGCTGCTGCCATTGAACATGAGGTTCAATGTTTTAAATTTTATCTTAAACTCTCAGAAAGTCTGCCTGAAGGTCAAATCAGAGAATTGTTCAGCCAACTTGCGTTAGATGGTGATGAGCACATCAAATTCATCAAAGAAATTTATAAAGGTGCGGAAGGGAAAGAACTCCCCAACCTAAAACAACTTTCCGAAATTGAGAAGTTCCATTCATCGACCATCCAAAAGGTTATGGATCGTTTGGATCGAAACAAAAACGAAGAAGTCAAAGCAGATGAAAGAAAAGCATTGGAACTTGCCATCCGAGAAGGGGAAGATGCTCGTAATTTTTATGCAACCATTCGTAACAAATTCCAAGATCCAAAAATCAATTTGTTATTTCAAAAGTTAGCAAACTTTAACGAGTCCAATAACTCACTTTTAGAAGCACAAGCTATGGCAATGGAACAGTCCACACCGGCCGACCAAGTTTTTTATTGGGAAGATGAGGAGCTGATGGAACAAGTCAATCGTTCTTCAAAATCCGCATCAAAACCAAAAGTATCCGCATCGACTCCGAAACCAAAAACGGCAAAAGCAAAACCTTCGGCTAAAAAAACTTCTAAACCAGTAGCAAAACCAGCTAACAAGAAGTCGGTGAAAACGGTTGCGAAAAATGCAGTGAAAAAAGCCGTCAAAAAAGCGGCTAAAAAATCAAAACCTGCGAAGAAAAAAGGTAAGAAAAAATAGTGAAATACCAAGTAACACATACATTTCCCGTTTCCCTTGAAAAACTCCTTCACGCAAGAGAGGAGAGATACAAACATTTGGATCAGTTCCCTGACCTTAAAAATGTAACTCTACTAGAAGAAACGAAAGAGGGGAATATCATTCGCCAAAAACGAAAGGTGAGTTTGGAAGGGTCGATGCCCGCTGTACTTTCCGCTGCGCTGAACGATCTTTCCCTTTTGGAGGAATCCACTTTTGACATTACTACCAACACCCACGAATTCAAAATCTCTCCGCCAGGGAAGGACAATGTATTTGTGATCAAAGGCAAAAGTAAATATGAGGCGGATGGGTCAGAATCCAAACGTTCTTATGATGTGGATGTGATTTCTAGTCTTCTATTTGTTTCTCCTATCGTGGAGAAGGCCATTGAAGAAATTCACAAACATAGTTTGGAAAAAGACAGAAAATCCATCGCCAAATTTTTGGGGGTTGAATCCTAAGGAAGAAGTGAAATCTTCTTCTCCTCATCTCTTACGTTCTGTCCTAGAGCTCAATTTGACGATCCTCATTATGGGGAACGTCACTTTGTTTGCCAAACTCCTTCCTTTCCCTGCAGTTACGATTATTTCTGGTAGGGCTTTATTTTCTGTCATCTTACTCGGTCTTTTCTTTTGGCTTCGTGGTAAATCGGTATCTTACCGGAGTTTTAAGGATTTTGCCTTTGTTTTTGGGATTGGGATTTTATTTGCCCTCCATTGGGTTACGTATTTTCATTCCATCCAGGTTTCGACAGTGGCTGTAGGGATGTTGTCACTTTTCACCTATCCCGTATTTTCTGCTATCCTAGAACCATTGTTTGGTGGTAAAAGACCAGAACCTTTTGCTTTCTTTTTAGCCCTTTTTTCTTTTTTTGGACTTTTTCTCATTGTTCCAGATCTTTCTTGGGGCAACCAAATGTTCCAAGGGGTGGTTTGGGGAGTTGTCTCTGCAGTTCTTTATGCCATTCGTAACTTACTCACCAAAGAAATGCATGTGCATTACCCAAGTTCCCAAATCCTTTTCACACAACTGATCGCCACAAGCCTTGTGCTTCTTCCTTTTGCCAATGGACTTTTTGTGATGCTCGCAGAACCCAAATACTTGTTGTTTCAAGTGGTTCTTGCCGGAGTGTTTACTTCGTTTGCTCATACTATGTGGATTCGTAGTTTATCGAATTTGTCTGTGACCACGGCAGGAACCTTGTCTACTCTAAGCCCCATATACGGAAGTTTGGCGGCATGGTATTTTTTAGGTGAGGTACCACCCGATAGACTTTGGTTAGGTGGCGGAGTTATTTTATTTTGTGCGATTTTAGAAGTATTTCGCAAACAAGCAGAGAGTGGAAAGGAAGGAGGATGAGTAGTCGATACCTTTAGACTAAAAATAGAATTCCTGCTTCTGGATTTTTTGTAAATGATTGGATTGAGGATCTATTTTCTTTAAGTAACGAAACGGTTAGTCGCTGTTATGCGACATGAGCTCCTTCATCTTTAATTTCTTTTTCTATTGCTTTTTGAACAAATTGATTTAAAGAAATTCCTTCTATTAACGATTTTCGATATGCTCTTCTGTGAAGTTCAGATGGTATTCTTACATTGAAAGAACCTTTAAAAGATTTTTCTGGATCTTTCTTTGCTTTAATACATAATTCTAGATAGTCATTAACCGATTCGATGAACGCCTTTTTGATTTCATTTACAGATTTTCCCTCAAATGAAACTAGATCTTCAATTCCTTCGATTTTTCCATAGAAAATTTCATCTTCCGAGTCAAAATGCACTGAACCAAGATATCCTTTATATTCCATTAGATCTTTCATTCTATATACCCTTCAGATTTTAGTTCATTTATAATTTGATTAATTTGGTATGATTTTAATATATTGCCAGGATGCGGTTTGTGAAGCCGAATCACATGTTTTCCTTTTTCGTGTATCCATGCTACCCTTGATCCTGAAGATTTTCCTGAATTGTCTTCTATATAATCAAAACCATTTAAAAGTTTTCTAAGTTCATCATATGTGAAATCTTTAGGTTTAGATAATAATCTGGCTAAAATTTTATCTTTTTTGGCCACTTGCTCTCAAGTTACAAATAGTTGATAAATTTGCAACTAAAAAATAGTTACTGCTTAATCTTTACGGAATATTTTTTTCAGACGTTATTTTTCATATGACTTCATCGGAAGATTCTATCCCAAGTGAAAAAACATGTTCCGAATATGGGAAAATTTCAGCCAAATGTGCAATTAAATTTGGTGAATGGTTTGCTCCCGCGCCACCGATGGTAGCGGAAATCCTTTCGCAAAGCGAAAGATTGGAGCGGACAGCGGGATCGCCTAATGGAAAATATATGAGAACAGATATACATTGGCGAGGCGCCCGGAAGCTACATTGTCTGGTTTGATACTCGTCCGATATTAAAATAACTCAAAACGTATTGATACATTTGGATTTCCTGCCTTAAACACTAAATAGAAGCTTAAATCACTAATTGATGTTGTTCGGAAGGATCCGTGTAACTAAAAGATTCATTTTCATAAACAATTTGAGTTGAGTTTGAGGATATGATCAATCTCTCACCTTGATCATTACTTAAATCACATGCTTTTAGTTGATATTGGACAATAGTGTTTGCATCTTTATTGACTGTTAACCGATATTTCTTATTCCCTCCTTTTGATCTAATTGCATAGTCGAACCAAAATTTTTTTCTAGGCTCTAAGGTGATATTGTAAACCTTACCTTCTTCTAGAAGAATCTCTGGAGCAGAACAATAATTAGGTCTGAAAAACCCGGCCATCGCAAGAGAGCCGATGAATAGATTTTGACCCCTTTTACGACTTTCCCTTTCTTCATCAATGCAGTTAGAGAATAGGAATAACGAGGAAATCAATGTAAGGAGTGGGAGGATGGTTTTCATGTTTTTAATTTTGACATCCATACCGAAGGATGACTCCACCTGTGGTAAGGGCTCGAGTTTCGATAAGGTTTAAGTTCTTCTCTGGGATTCCTGTTTGGAATAGAAGTTTTCCTTTCCCTAAAAAAACGGGTGCTACACACAAACGAATTTCATCAAATAGATTTGCTTTGAGTAACGAATCAGAAAGGTTTCCACTGCCGAATACAAACATATCTCCATTGCCTTCTTGTTTCTTTTTCTGAATTTCAGAGACAGCATCTTTGACAATGACTGAATTGTTCCAGTTTGCCGTTTGGAGAGTTCGGGAACATACAAGTTTTTGGATTTTGTTCATATGTTTGGCAACTTCTCCTTCGTCTTCGTTTGCATTTGTCCAATAATCAGCCATACCTTTGTATGTAGTGGCACCAAACACGAGACAGTCGGCTGAGTTCAATTGGACGAGGCTGAATTCTTCAAGTTCTTTTCCGTAGACTTGTCCGTGAAAACCAAGATCCCAACTTTTTTCACCTTCAAAATATCCATCAATGGTGATTACGTTCCACATAATTAATTTTCTCATTCGATTCTCCTGGTTTACAGTCATTGATTGATTTTTTTAGAAAGAGAGTCCAGCCGAAATTAAAACTTGAGAAAACGTTGTATTTTTTGGGTATGAATTGTACAAACTCTGGCTGATCAGTAAATCTTGGTATTGTTTGGGTAAAGATCCTTCGTAGTAATTTGGATTAAATGTTATGTTATGATTGATTTTACCTGCTTCCATATACCCGCATTGTACTTCCAAAGCAAATAAAAAGTGGTCCCAAATTTCTGTTTTATAACCGAGTCCAATGGAACTAAAAACTCGGTCAGAGAAGGATGTGTTATGCACGTAAGGTTCTAGATCGATATTGTTCGGAGAATAATTTGTATAATTTTCTCTTTTTACAGTGAATCCTTTTTCTAAACCTAAATTCACACTAGCAAAGATGGAAGTTGTTAGATAGTATTGGATGTTGAAGGCAAAAGTCTCACCCTGTTTGGTTCGCGAAAATTGGTAAATGGCATTGGCCCTATTGGGGTTGGAATAGTACTGCCCATAAGACTCTTCTTTACCTCTCCCAATCCCATAGATCATTCCTAAATAAATATTTTTAAATGGCGAATAAAGAATCTGTAGATTGAATGAACTTGGAATTTTTCTATGTTGGTGTCCGTTATCTGATTGAACGATCCAAGGAGTAAAGAGGATTTGTGTTTTTTTCCGTTCCGTATCTTCTGCGGATATGCCTTTTGAAATTAGGTAGAAAAAAATAAGAAGTATCAGTTTTGTAAATTTGATTGAGTTCATATCGGAAATGATTTTGTCTGATGATTACAATTTGTATCAGTTAAGAAAACAATATAAAAGATGTTTTTGTATTTCAATGAAAAACAACACCCGCCGAAAAAATATTTTTTGGTGTAAAAAACAGTTAGGTGGCGAATTACCTTTGTTTTGTGTGATTCAAATTTGTATCATGAACATCATTCTTCTGGCCCGTTCCCAATTCCGAATTAAATTTAAACCCGTACAATAAAATTTGACAGAATTTTGTTTTTCTAGTCTTTACTATCCTCTTGTAGGAATATCTTATTTCGACACTAGGAGCTCGTGATGAAAAAAAATTGTTTAATCATGGTTATGGCAGTTTTTACCTTTGTATTTTACTGCCAGTCGGGGGATAAAACGGGTGCGCTTGATGGTAAAACCCTTCTGGAAGGAACTTGGGTTCTTACTTCCAATTGTGTAACTGATCCGACGCCAAATCCTAGTGCTTGGCTTATCATTAGCAACAACCGGGAAATTAAATCTTGTTACAAAAAAACAAGTTCTGTTGTGAAGGGAATACTCATCAAACAAACCGAAGGAAATTATAACATTGATTGGAAAGAAGGTCCTGCATCCAAAGCGCAGTATCCCGTTGGAGGATCATTGAATCTTTTTGGGATGACTACCGAAGGATCGACGATTTGTTACACTCGGATTAAAAATCCAAAACAAAACCCACCGGCATTTTGTAAGTAATCGAAAATCCTTCCAGAAAGATTGGAGCGGAAAGCGGGGTCGCCTAATGGATAGAATCTGGAAACAAAAATCCATTGGCGAGGCGCCCACTGATTTTTCAAAAATCTACTTCATTCGTGTAAGTGGTGGATGACTTGGATTAGTTTTTCTTGTACTTCTTTGGCAATTTTTTCCAACTCTGGGTTTTGGACGAGTTTTGTCATTGTCATTGGATCAAAGATGGAAACTTTGGTTTCCCCATTTTTTTCTTCGGTGACAACCACGTTGCAGGGAAGTAATAATCCAATTTCGTCAGCGGTTTGCAGGGCTTTGTGCGCAAAACCGGGATTACATGCCCCAAGGATGGTGTAACGTTTGAAATCAACGCCGATTTTTTCTTTGAGAGTGTTTTTGACGTCGATCGTGGTTAGAACTCCGAATCCTTCTTTTTTTAAGGCTTCGGTTGTGTCGGTGATGGTATCTTCAAAACTTTTTTTTCTGTGAACGGTGAGTCCTAACATAAATCCTCCGCAAGGTGCATACCCCATAGGGTATGGCAATCATTGGAACTTGCAAGAGTATTTTAGTTAGGTTTTGAAAAAGATCA encodes:
- a CDS encoding DUF2505 family protein, with translation MKYQVTHTFPVSLEKLLHAREERYKHLDQFPDLKNVTLLEETKEGNIIRQKRKVSLEGSMPAVLSAALNDLSLLEESTFDITTNTHEFKISPPGKDNVFVIKGKSKYEADGSESKRSYDVDVISSLLFVSPIVEKAIEEIHKHSLEKDRKSIAKFLGVES
- a CDS encoding type II toxin-antitoxin system HicB family antitoxin, which codes for MKDLMEYKGYLGSVHFDSEDEIFYGKIEGIEDLVSFEGKSVNEIKKAFIESVNDYLELCIKAKKDPEKSFKGSFNVRIPSELHRRAYRKSLIEGISLNQFVQKAIEKEIKDEGAHVA
- the scpA gene encoding methylmalonyl-CoA mutase, with amino-acid sequence MNKPNFANTPLSFSSGKPDPKSISLWQTAEGISIQSRYAKTDLEGMEHLNYAAGIPPYLRGPYSTMYVNKPWTVRQYAGFSTAEESNAFYRRNLAAGQKGLSVAFDLATHRGYDSDHDRVVGDVGKAGVAIDSVLDMKILFDQIPLDQMSVSMTMNGAVIPVLAFYIVAAEEQGVSKDKLSGTIQNDILKEFMVRNTYIYPPKHSMKIIADIFGYTSKYMPKFNSISISGYHMQEAGATADLELAYTLADGWEYIKTGIASGLSVDEFAPRLSFFWAIGMNHFMEIAKMRAGRLLWAKIVNQFQPKSTKSLALRTHCQTSGWSLTEQDPFNNVGRTCIEAMAAALGHTQSLHTNALDEAIALPTDFSARIARNTQIYLQEETNIHRVIDPWGGSFYVEKLTNDLVHKAWALITEVQKLGGMAEAIETGIPKMRIEEASARKQARIDSGKDVIVGVNRFRLDKEAPLDILDIDNTAVRIAQIKRLEQMKKDRDSSAVEAALNAITKCAETGEGNLLELAVDAARKRASLGEISYAMEKVFGRYKAVIRSISGVYSSEISEDKGYLEARDLADEFAKLEGRRPRIMVAKMGQDGHDRGAKVISTSFADMGFDVDIGPLFQTPAEVAKQVVENDCHILGVSSLAAGHKTLVPQVIEELKKLGAEDVLVVVGGVIPAQDYDFLYKSGATAIFGPGTVISEAAKQILNILLGERRAA
- a CDS encoding methylmalonyl-CoA mutase family protein, coding for MNEFLFSDFAEVSTEDWKNQILKDLKGNPWDKVTWETEEGFKIEPFYRKEDITDLPRVYKRTNGWLVTETITSESELTDLPKKGADAVVLVGNGQTGKPSGLKITSSGDLERLAGLTGNLPLVVSLGNQTAGFSESLKKLSSSHNIVLGDFDPYGSALKDGELGIEENTIGKTFSSLAGTKGFAGIGVHSYYLRDAGASIGQELSYSLSWGVDYLNRHLDAGVAIEDAAANIWFWMGIGSDYFTEIAKFRAFRILWTEILNAYKPGLGESIPALIVARTSNFQFTAYDPHVNMLRGTTAAMSAVMGGADFVSVLPFDSEYSTQQELGKRIARNSQLLLRYESYLDKVEDPAAGSYYLEVLTKKLAESAWAKFQGLEKDGGFGEALKKGSIQKDIADRADKKRNALATKKEILLGTNQYPLPSERHPELVSSLQETSKLKTTENKSAYTRLVPVRLSYEFDKWRNLTDAHVAAGKKLPKIFLLTIGDLTMRKARAGFSSNFLGCLGYEIVDNIGFTSVKEGVAKAKEQGCEIVVLCSSDEEYATYLPEFAAEMKSQLANSWKLLAGYPKDLISQAESLGIDDFIHMKRNIVEFMEKAQTKWIGK
- a CDS encoding DUF302 domain-containing protein, with protein sequence MLGLTVHRKKSFEDTITDTTEALKKEGFGVLTTIDVKNTLKEKIGVDFKRYTILGACNPGFAHKALQTADEIGLLLPCNVVVTEEKNGETKVSIFDPMTMTKLVQNPELEKIAKEVQEKLIQVIHHLHE
- a CDS encoding lysoplasmalogenase, with translation MAKEIVLFVLYSIVHLFAIATITKQDVFYLPSKIIPILILIVALFRYFPSLEKRGKLVAVGLVFSLFGDSFLALPKEGFFVFGLGSFLIAQLIYSYAFTLDSKIKPILAVPFLLFGSSFFLVLVPKLGSLLIPVGVYISAICLMGWRAAARNSVSKPFYLGLLGALVFILSDSLIAYSMFLKPEMDRFTASMGIMITYYIAQVLIYSATKLEELDVRSVKNT
- a CDS encoding dihydrofolate reductase family protein, with product MRKLIMWNVITIDGYFEGEKSWDLGFHGQVYGKELEEFSLVQLNSADCLVFGATTYKGMADYWTNANEDEGEVAKHMNKIQKLVCSRTLQTANWNNSVIVKDAVSEIQKKKQEGNGDMFVFGSGNLSDSLLKANLFDEIRLCVAPVFLGKGKLLFQTGIPEKNLNLIETRALTTGGVILRYGCQN
- a CDS encoding DMT family transporter, with product MTILIMGNVTLFAKLLPFPAVTIISGRALFSVILLGLFFWLRGKSVSYRSFKDFAFVFGIGILFALHWVTYFHSIQVSTVAVGMLSLFTYPVFSAILEPLFGGKRPEPFAFFLALFSFFGLFLIVPDLSWGNQMFQGVVWGVVSAVLYAIRNLLTKEMHVHYPSSQILFTQLIATSLVLLPFANGLFVMLAEPKYLLFQVVLAGVFTSFAHTMWIRSLSNLSVTTAGTLSTLSPIYGSLAAWYFLGEVPPDRLWLGGGVILFCAILEVFRKQAESGKEGG
- the meaB gene encoding methylmalonyl Co-A mutase-associated GTPase MeaB, which translates into the protein METPNEDIGKKKEDSGKTNPKSALSVNPGVADAPAISPYIRDQRKTLTRKEISVAELAEGILSGNRTHLSKAITLVESNLEVHNDKAQAILELVMPKVGNSIRIGITGVPGVGKSTFIESFGSYLLEQNHKLAVLAIDPSSQRTKGSILGDKTRMEILSKSENAFIRPSPSSGSLGGVARKTRESMYLCEAAGFDTIIIETVGVGQSETQVHSMVDFFLLLMLAGAGDELQGIKRGIMEMADLIAINKADGQNEPFAMRARVEYESALHLFPAPESKWTPRATTCSGIGGKGIDEIWKLILDYISTTKTNGYYAKNRENQTRMWFDETLREVVLEQFFMRPGKKESILESEKKLMAGQSTLLKEIKHLMDK
- a CDS encoding type II toxin-antitoxin system HicA family toxin; its protein translation is MAKKDKILARLLSKPKDFTYDELRKLLNGFDYIEDNSGKSSGSRVAWIHEKGKHVIRLHKPHPGNILKSYQINQIINELKSEGYIE
- a CDS encoding ferritin-like domain-containing protein, translated to MKSLKKTSFIEAVAAAIEHEVQCFKFYLKLSESLPEGQIRELFSQLALDGDEHIKFIKEIYKGAEGKELPNLKQLSEIEKFHSSTIQKVMDRLDRNKNEEVKADERKALELAIREGEDARNFYATIRNKFQDPKINLLFQKLANFNESNNSLLEAQAMAMEQSTPADQVFYWEDEELMEQVNRSSKSASKPKVSASTPKPKTAKAKPSAKKTSKPVAKPANKKSVKTVAKNAVKKAVKKAAKKSKPAKKKGKKK